The genomic window CCGCCGGGGCCGCCCGCGGGGGCCGCCTTCTTCTCCGGACGCTCGGCCACCATGGCTTCCGTGGTGATCAGCAGCGAGGCGACCGAGGCCGCATCCTGCAGCGCCGTGCGCACGACCTTGGTCGGGTCGATGATGCCGGCTTCCACCAGGTTCTTGTACTCGTCCTTCTGGGCGTCGTAGCCGAACTCCCAGGTGTCGTTGCGCAGCGTCTCGCCGGCCACGACCGCGCCGTCCTTGCCGGCATTGGTCGCGATCTGCTTCGCGGGCACCTGGATCGCCTTGCGGACGATCTCGATGCCGACCTGCTCGTCGTTGTTCAGGCCCTTCAGCGAGTGCAGGTTGGTGCTGGCGCGCAGCAGCGCGGTGCCACCACCCGGCACGATGCCTTCCTGCACGGCGGCGCGCGTCGCATGCAGCGCGTCGTCCACGCGGTCCTTGCGCTCCTTCACCTCGACCTCGGTGCTGCCACCGACGCGGATGACGGCCACGCCGCCGGCCAGCTTCGCCAGGCGCTCCTGCAGCTTCTCGCGGTCGTAGTCCGAGGTGGTCTCCTCGATCTGCGCCTTGATCTGCTCGCAGCGGCCCGTGATCTCGTCCTTCGAGCCGGCACCATCCACGATCGTGGTGTTCTCCTTCTCGATGCGGACGGTCTTGGCCTTGCCCAGCATGTTCAGCGTGACGGTCTCGAGCTTGATGCCGAGGTCCTCGCTGATCATCTGGCCGCCGGTCAGGATCGCGATGTCCTCCAGCATCGCCTTGCGGCGATCACCGAAGCCAGGCGCCTTCACGGCCGCGATCTTCAGGCCGCCACGCAGCTTGTTGACCACGAGGGTCGCCAGGGCCTCGCCCTCCACGTCCTCGGCGATGATGACGAGCGGACGGCCGCTCTGCACCACGGCTTCGAGCAGGGGCAGCATCGGCTGCAGCTGCGACAGCTTCTTCTCGAAGATGAGGATGTAGGGGTTGTCCAGCTCGGCGATCATCTTCTCCGCATTCGTGATGAAGTACGGGGAGACATAGCCGCGGTCGAACTGCATGCCCTCGACGACGTCGAGCTCGGTCTGGATGGACTTGGCTTCCTCGACGGTGATGACACCCTCGTTGCCGACCTTCTCCATCGCCTGGGCGATCATCTCGCCGATCTCGGTCTCGCCATTGGCGGAGAGCGTGCCGACCTGCGCCACTTCGGCCGAGGTCGTGATCTTCTTGGTCTTGGCTTCCAGCTCGGCCACGACCTGCAGGACGGCCTTGTCCATGCCGCGCTTCAGGTCCATCGGGTTCATGCCGGCGGCGACCGCCTTGGCACCCTCACGGATCAGCGCCTGCGCCAGCACGGTGGCGGTGGTGGTGCCGTCGCCCGCGAGGTCGTTGGTCTTCGAGGCCACTTCGCGCACCATCTGGGCGCCCATGTTCTCGAACTTGTCGGCCAGCTCGATTTCCTTGGCGACCGTCACACCGTCCTTGGTGATGCGGGGCGCGCCGAAGGACTTGTCGAGGACCACGTTGCGGCCCTTCGGGCCCAGCGTGACCTTGACCGCATCGGCCAGGATGTCGACGCCACGGAGCATCTTGTCGCGCGCCGAAGCGCCGAACTTCACGTCTTTCGCAGCCATGTGATTACCTCATTGGAATTGGGTTGGGGTAGCGGAAGGGAGGCTCAGGCCGCCTTCGCCGCGGGCGTCGCGTTCTCGACGATGCCCATCACGTCGGATTCCTTCATGATCAGCAGCTCCTCGCCGTCGATCTTGACCTCGGTGCCCGACCACTTGCCGAACAGGATGCGGTCACCGGCCTTCACGTCGAGCGGACGGACCTCGCCCTTCTCGTTGATGGTGCCGGCGCCCACGGCCAGGACTTCGCCTTCCTGCGGCTTCTCCTGGGCGGTGTCGGGGATGATGATGCCACCCGCGGTCTTCTCCTGGGCCGTGATGCGGCGGACGAGGACGCGGTCGTGCAAGGGGCGGAACTTCATGGCGGTTCTCTCTCCTGATGGTCTCAGGCATGTGGAACCTCCTCACTTCGAAGGCTGCATCCGGGGCCTTGGCCCTGCGTTAGCAGTCTCCGGCGAGGAGTGCCAACGATCTAGAAGGCCCCATGGCCCGCGTCAAGGGAGATGGCAGCACTCTCGGTGTGATAGTGCTAATGCCTTGTGTGCGCGAGATTTTTCTGGAAATCGCCGCGCGCGCCATGTCACGCTCCGGTCATGGACGGCCCCGATGAGAGGGCCGGCCGGGAGTGAAAGCGCCGGCCTCGCGGATCCGTCCGAACCCAGATGGAGGCCTGTGCATGCTCGACGCGTTGGTTCCCATGGTGAAGATCCCCGACTGGCGGGTCACCACCGCCGAGATCCTCTACCACATGCCCGACCACCCGCATGTCCTGCAGACCTTCATCTGGCAGAAGACCGACCGCGCGCCGGAATTCCCGGAACTGACCCGTTTCCTCGATTTCTGGCGGCGTGAGATCGAGGGCCCGCTGCACTCCGTCCGCGTGGCCAGCGCGGCCTTGATCGAGCCCGCGCATCTGCGCTACGCGAATGGGGTCTTCACCATCCACTGACGCCGGGCGGGTTCCCGCGCCAGTAAGATGGTAAGATCGTAAGATGGTAAGGCGGCGGCCTTATTCGGCCGCCAGCTTCGCCCCCTCGGACATGGCCAGCTTCAGCATCCCGTCGCGCGTCTGCGGCAGCTTGCGGCCCAGGATCTGCTCGGCCACCTGGTTGCGCAGGATCTGCGCCGTGCCGCCCGCGATGGGGAACATGCGCGCATCGCGCACCGCGCGCTCCATCGGGTTGTCGCGGGAATAGCCGGCGGCGCCCCAGACCTGCAGCGCCATGTTGGTCACTTCCACCGCGCTGTCGGCGGCCAGCACCTTGGCCCGGGCGGCCATCAGCCGGTCGGGGAAGCCGTTGGGGCCGGCGCTGGCCGCCGCCTGCCAGATCAGGGCGCGGCTCGCTTCCAGCTTGATGGACATGTCCGCCAGCATCCAGCCCAGGCCCTGGAACTCCGCGATGGGCCGGCCGAATTGCTGGCGCCGCTGCGCGAAGGCCAGCGCATGGTCATAGGCGCCGGCCGCGATACCGAGTGCGGCCGTCGCGGCACCCACGCGCTGGCCGTTATAGGCGTCCATCAGCTTGCCGAAGCCGCGCTTGAATCCACCCGGCGCGCGCAGCACCATCGAATCGGGCACTTCCAGGTCGCGGAAATGCAGCTCCGCCTCCGGCATGCCGCAAAGGCCCATGGAGGGGATGCGCCGCGCGACCACCAGGTTCGCCGGGTCGTTCTCGCCATTGCGGACCACGAGGAAGCCGCCGATCCCCTGCTCCACGCCATCCTCGATGGCGCGCGCGAAGATCAAATGCAGCTTGGACACACCACCACCGGTGATCCAGTGCTTCACCCCGTTGATGATCCAGCGGTCGCCGCGCTTCACCGCGGTGGTGGTCATCTCGGAGGCGGCGGAACCGGCCTCGGGCTCGGTGATGCAGATGGCGGGCTTGTCGCCGGCCAGCACGAGTTCGGCCGCGATCTTCTTCTGCGCCTCGGTGCCATAGGCCATGATGGCGCCGATCGCGCCCATATTGGCCTCGACCGCGATGCGGCCGCAGACGGCGCAGGCCTTGGCGAATTCCTCCACCACCAGCACGGCGTCGAGATAGGAGCCACCGCGCCCGCCCCATTCGCGCGGGATGGTCAGGCCCATGAAGCCGCCCTCGGTCATGCGGCGGACCATGGGCCAGGGGTAGTGGGTGCTGCGGTCGGTCTCGGCCGCCTGGGCGGCGGCTTCCTGCGCCATCTCTCGCGCGGCGGCGCGCAGCTTCTCCTGGTCGGCGTTCAGGCTGAACATGGCAGTTTCTCCCGCGCCGCGCGCGGGCGGCGTCACATGCTTCGCAGCCGCGCCTCGATCGCCTGGCGGGCCGTCGCGTCCAGTTTGAGGGCCGTGCCCAACTGGTCAAGCCAGGCGCGCTCGGGTTCCGTCATGTCGGCGGCGGCGAAGACGGCGGCGGCGTAGACCTGGGCGGCCAGCATGGGGTCGCGCACGGCGCGGCCGAGTTCCTGCGGCGTGGCCGGCCGGTCGAAATCCGCCAGCAGGGCGTCGCGCTCCTGGTCGGTGAAGCCGCCGGCGTTGAGCTGTTCCAGGATGGCCGCGCGTTCGTCGCGGTCCACCACGCCATCGGCCTTGGCGGCGGCGATCATGGCGCGGAGCATCAGCCGGGCCTCGGCGCTTTCGACGCGCATTTCGGGTGCGGGGGGCGGGGCGGGCGCGGCCGTCTCGGGCAGGCGCCGCGCGGGCGCGGCCGGGCGGGGCGC from Roseococcus microcysteis includes these protein-coding regions:
- the acdA gene encoding 3-sulfinopropanoyl-CoA desulfinase yields the protein MFSLNADQEKLRAAAREMAQEAAAQAAETDRSTHYPWPMVRRMTEGGFMGLTIPREWGGRGGSYLDAVLVVEEFAKACAVCGRIAVEANMGAIGAIMAYGTEAQKKIAAELVLAGDKPAICITEPEAGSAASEMTTTAVKRGDRWIINGVKHWITGGGVSKLHLIFARAIEDGVEQGIGGFLVVRNGENDPANLVVARRIPSMGLCGMPEAELHFRDLEVPDSMVLRAPGGFKRGFGKLMDAYNGQRVGAATAALGIAAGAYDHALAFAQRRQQFGRPIAEFQGLGWMLADMSIKLEASRALIWQAAASAGPNGFPDRLMAARAKVLAADSAVEVTNMALQVWGAAGYSRDNPMERAVRDARMFPIAGGTAQILRNQVAEQILGRKLPQTRDGMLKLAMSEGAKLAAE
- a CDS encoding DUF533 domain-containing protein — its product is MNFGRVLQALLRGASPPRRRAARPGPFGLTQTQTRQIGRALGTLAAAAAAAMAGKGGAAPAPAPRAPSAAKPAAPRPAAPARRLPETAAPAPPPAPEMRVESAEARLMLRAMIAAAKADGVVDRDERAAILEQLNAGGFTDQERDALLADFDRPATPQELGRAVRDPMLAAQVYAAAVFAAADMTEPERAWLDQLGTALKLDATARQAIEARLRSM
- a CDS encoding usg protein: MLDALVPMVKIPDWRVTTAEILYHMPDHPHVLQTFIWQKTDRAPEFPELTRFLDFWRREIEGPLHSVRVASAALIEPAHLRYANGVFTIH
- the groL gene encoding chaperonin GroEL (60 kDa chaperone family; promotes refolding of misfolded polypeptides especially under stressful conditions; forms two stacked rings of heptamers to form a barrel-shaped 14mer; ends can be capped by GroES; misfolded proteins enter the barrel where they are refolded when GroES binds), whose protein sequence is MAAKDVKFGASARDKMLRGVDILADAVKVTLGPKGRNVVLDKSFGAPRITKDGVTVAKEIELADKFENMGAQMVREVASKTNDLAGDGTTTATVLAQALIREGAKAVAAGMNPMDLKRGMDKAVLQVVAELEAKTKKITTSAEVAQVGTLSANGETEIGEMIAQAMEKVGNEGVITVEEAKSIQTELDVVEGMQFDRGYVSPYFITNAEKMIAELDNPYILIFEKKLSQLQPMLPLLEAVVQSGRPLVIIAEDVEGEALATLVVNKLRGGLKIAAVKAPGFGDRRKAMLEDIAILTGGQMISEDLGIKLETVTLNMLGKAKTVRIEKENTTIVDGAGSKDEITGRCEQIKAQIEETTSDYDREKLQERLAKLAGGVAVIRVGGSTEVEVKERKDRVDDALHATRAAVQEGIVPGGGTALLRASTNLHSLKGLNNDEQVGIEIVRKAIQVPAKQIATNAGKDGAVVAGETLRNDTWEFGYDAQKDEYKNLVEAGIIDPTKVVRTALQDAASVASLLITTEAMVAERPEKKAAPAGGPGGGMGDMDF
- the groES gene encoding co-chaperone GroES, translated to MKFRPLHDRVLVRRITAQEKTAGGIIIPDTAQEKPQEGEVLAVGAGTINEKGEVRPLDVKAGDRILFGKWSGTEVKIDGEELLIMKESDVMGIVENATPAAKAA